The Porites lutea chromosome 11, jaPorLute2.1, whole genome shotgun sequence genome contains the following window.
AAGCTTTTGTTAACGTtagtgtttttgtttgttggaaataatttgtatatgCAAGCTTAGGTTGCATTTTGCGCTTTCAATGGGCCCGATGTGTTGTTGAGATAACGTAAACAAACGGCGTTATTCGTTAACTCATGGTGCTGATCGACTTAGGAAACTACAATTTACAGAAAAGAGAGTACTAAAGATAAACAGTTGTAACGACAATCAAAAAAGCAGTAATCAGATGTGGGAGTAAACACATCTGTGCTTATATACAACTCGCTTATTTTTGTAGTTAGTTTGATTTAATGggaaataataattacaaattaCCAACTTTTCAGTTCTCTCTGTCAAGTGTTGAGCTGGGGCTAGCTAACTGAGAGAGGCAGCCTATAGAACTGCCATAGTAGTGTGATAGATATATCTCTAGCCAAGACAGTATAAAAGGACTTTCATCCTCGCTTGTCCGGTCCCTACGAGCTGAAtcactcaatcaatcaatcctcCATCACCATCCACCTCCGTTTGGTGacgaaaattatatttaaattcAGCTCATGAATAAATTCTCAAATCATTAACAACTACGATTTTGGAATTGCATCAATCAACAATAGCCATTTGGTATTATCCCTTAGTAAAGGTCAACTGTTGGCGGTTGAATTAGTTGAAACGTTGCGAGCAACATCAAAATCAGTGACCATCAGGAGACAAACGGTAGACAGAGTTGTTATACACTAGAACTACTTCCCTTTGTGTCTTGTACTATGTCGATAACAGAAAGTGaacatagttttttttatcgAATCAACTACTAAAACGTTATACTGCTGAGACACTAATTATCGAACTAAGAACTACCAATGACAAACATGAACCAAAACAGAAGACTGACTACAGGCAACACTTGCATATGAGATGCTTTGCTCTTCACATGGCAGTCCTGTGTTTTAACTATCACTGGTAGTCCTGTGGAAGGTTGGTATGGCTCACACTTCCCTCCGTTGATACACGCCGCTATTTCCTTGGCTTTATCACGTCCACTCAAGTACGCTCCCTGCATGAAGCTGTACCATTCTCCATGTGTGCCCTCACCagcgaaaaataatttttttactcGACCTGCCATGTTCGCGAAGACGGATGCGTCAGTACCGATTACTGGGTCTGTCCAGGATCCCAAAGTGAACTGGTTTTGCGACCATTTGCTCACCAAAATTTCTtcaaagagaagaaagaaaagtcaTTACTTTTCTATTTCATTACggcaaaattccgaaaataagccccggggcttccATTCTTCAAAGGCCCTCTTTgagaggcttatatttggaagggcttatctatggagggaaatttgcgtttcaaaatcgattgggctagctttaTAGTTTCAaggaaatttaaagtttttgcttttctttattACTTTGtgcggggcttatatttggaggggcgatttaacggagggtttttgcgttacgagtttggggggcttatatttggaggggctaatacatggaggggcttattttcggaattttaaggTATGTTAATTGTTATAAAATCTGCGCCAAAATGAATAATAGTCCACCAGCAAAGCACAAGCAGGTTGTGTTAGTCAGTCAGTAAGGATGCAGTTCAGATgccattcagtcagtcagtcagtgcAGCATTCAGTCAGTCAGACAGTCGTTCAGCCAGTCAGTTAGCATGCcagccagccagccagtcagtcagtcagtcagtcagtcagtcagtcagcctgCCAACcaatcagtcagtcattcagttagtcgatcagtcagtcagtcagtgagtcagttgtcagtcagtcagtcagtcagtcagtcaatcagtcagccaACTGCAGTCAGTATGTGGCATACCAGCCGGTCATTTATACAGATAGCCTGCTGGTCATTCAGTAATTCAGCCagtctttcttttaaagaatgaatgaatggatgaatgaatgaaagaatggATGAATAAGTTAGTGAATAATTCCATAAGTCGAACAACCAGACAATTGATCCGTCAATCAGTTAATTGATCGATCGATCGACCGATCGACTAATCAGTCAGTTGGTGGAACGATCAATTCAGTCACTCCGTCGGAGATCAATCAAGAATCAATCAATTGGTAGTTTCTATTTAGTCagtctaacaaaatcatttctTTATTCTAAACTTCATTAACACCGATTTGCATGGAAACTTAATGACGACCTTTTCGTATCTTATTCATTTTCACCGAACAAAAGTTAAGATCTAGAGATGCCATTTCTGCCGGTCAATTACCAGTGCATTAGCAAGGTTGATAGTCAACTACCTGTTGCGTTTGTCACGTTTGAACCATACATGCTTCTCAGCACTTCCATCACTTCTTCCTTGGTTTTAGAATCATCCTGAGCTTCTACTCTTACTGCTTCATCACCCGTCACTGTTGTAAACAGAGCGGTTGATCCAGGGAAAAACCCGGTTCGATCAAGATcaaaaaaggcgggaaaatgcGCTGGATTCGGAACCGAAACATGCAAGATCCACTCATTATCATCCCAGAAGTCGCTCGGAAACTTGAGGAAAATCTTTGTCATGTAAACCGGCCTAAGGCGATAAATGGCTTCCTTTTTCCAATCTGGGAGGGGAGGGTCGAACCTTACTGATCCACTGTGCAGCACTCCAGAACTAAAGGTACACAAACCGTAGTCTGCAGAGAAGGTGTCGCCATCGGCTGTGGTGACTTCCACACCATTGTTG
Protein-coding sequences here:
- the LOC140951597 gene encoding uncharacterized protein is translated as MAKKVSLLCLFLTFSAVTSAPAERKKVLILGAGAAGITAAKTLHDQGIDDFIVLEGQDYIGGRIKQASFAGMKVELGANWIQFANEKDNPLMLLRNKYNLTGHSSNFNDVRIRNIHSHGAGERADMEVFNEWRKKREELFEMGEQRSEEDVPPRDMPVSTALQMLGWTSDTPLKKVLSWLDIDFEYGENERVTSLNNLGPPGEDFFITDQRGIWTLFSDFYASFEGKISLNKTVVQVKYDNNGVEVTTADGDTFSADYGLCTFSSGVLHSGSVRFDPPLPDWKKEAIYRLRPVYMTKIFLKFPSDFWDDNEWILHVSVPNPAHFPAFFDLDRTGFFPGSTALFTTVTGDEAVRVEAQDDSKTKEEVMEVLRSMYGSNVTNATEILVSKWSQNQFTLGSWTDPVIGTDASVFANMAGRVKKLFFAGEGTHGEWYSFMQGAYLSGRDKAKEIAACINGGKCEPYQPSTGLPVIVKTQDCHVKSKASHMQVLPVVSLLFWFMFVIGSS